A single genomic interval of Rhododendron vialii isolate Sample 1 chromosome 3a, ASM3025357v1 harbors:
- the LOC131320443 gene encoding tropinone reductase homolog At5g06060-like isoform X1, protein MAKEESSNPKSRWSLTGMTALVTGGTRGIGHAIVEELATLGATVCTCSRNEAELNRCLQGWAAKGFSVSGSVCDASSRPQREQLFDKVSSLFNGKLNILINNVGTNIRKPTTEYTSVEYSMLMATNFESAYHLCQLAYPLLKVSGVGSIVFISSVAGLVHIGSGSIYAASKGAMNQLTKNLACEWANDNIRCNCVAPWYIRTSLVEHLLDNEEFLDKMISRTPLKRPGEPKEVSSLVAFLCMPASSYITGQIVSVDGGMTAFSFSVI, encoded by the exons ATGGCCAAGGAAGAGAGCAGCAATCCGAAATCCAGATGGTCTCTTACCGGAATGACCGCCCTCGTCACCGGCGGCACTCGCGGCATcgg GCACGCAATTGTGGAGGAACTAGCCACACTAGGGGCCACAGTGTGCACCTGTTCGCGAAACGAAGCCGAGCTGAACCGTTGCTTGCAAGGGTGGGCCGCTAAAGGCTTTTCGGTTTCCGGTTCGGTTTGCGACGCGTCGTCTCGGCCGCAACGAGAGCAGCTGTTTGATAAAGTCTCCTCTCTCTTCAACGGCAAGCTCAACATACTT ATAAACAATGTCGGCACGAACATCAGGAAGCCAACTACAGAGTATACTAGTGTAGAATACTCTATGCTTATGGCTACCAACTTTGAATCCGCATACCATCTTTGCCAACTAGCATATCCTCTTTTAAAAGTTTCTGGGGTTGGAAGCATCGTGTTTATTTCATCTGTCGCTGGTCTGGTGCACATTGGTTCTGGATCCATTTACGCCGCAAGCAAAG GTGCAATGAATCAGCTTACAAAGAATTTGGCATGTGAGTGGGCGAACGATAACATCCGCTGTAACTGTGTTGCACCCTGGTATATCAGAACCTCACTTGTTGAACAT TTGCTGGATAACGAAGAGTTTCTGGATAAGATGATATCTAGAACTCCTCTTAAACGCCCTGGAGAGCCGAAGGAAGTATCGTCTTTGGTGGCATTCCTTTGCATGCCTGCTTCATCATACATCACTGGACAGATTGTTTCGGTCGATGGTGGAATGACTGCGTTCAGTTTTTCAGTTATTTAG
- the LOC131320443 gene encoding tropinone reductase-like isoform X2 → MAKEESSNPKSRWSLTGMTALVTGGTRGIGHAIVEELATLGATVCTCSRNEAELNRCLQGWAAKGFSVSGSVCDASSRPQREQLFDKVSSLFNGKLNILFLGLEASCLFHLSLVWCTLVLDPFTPQAKVQ, encoded by the exons ATGGCCAAGGAAGAGAGCAGCAATCCGAAATCCAGATGGTCTCTTACCGGAATGACCGCCCTCGTCACCGGCGGCACTCGCGGCATcgg GCACGCAATTGTGGAGGAACTAGCCACACTAGGGGCCACAGTGTGCACCTGTTCGCGAAACGAAGCCGAGCTGAACCGTTGCTTGCAAGGGTGGGCCGCTAAAGGCTTTTCGGTTTCCGGTTCGGTTTGCGACGCGTCGTCTCGGCCGCAACGAGAGCAGCTGTTTGATAAAGTCTCCTCTCTCTTCAACGGCAAGCTCAACATACTT TTTCTGGGGTTGGAAGCATCGTGTTTATTTCATCTGTCGCTGGTCTGGTGCACATTGGTTCTGGATCCATTTACGCCGCAAGCAAAG GTGCAATGA